Part of the Sodalinema gerasimenkoae IPPAS B-353 genome is shown below.
CGTAAGCTGGACTTGCCCATCTGGCGCGCATTGAAGACATAACAAAACTCCCCATTGAGAAGTCGTTGCAATAGCTCGCGATCCGCTTGCCGCTGCACATAGGTTTGCGATCGCGCGGGCAAACTTCCACCCACCTGATAGAGATTTGCTGATGATGAAATCAATGATTATTTATCCACTATTCACTATCAATTAAATCACGGTAAGCCATCAAAATGAAGCCAACCTGGGGGAGAATTAGTGACCGCAGACCTCCCGTCGCAAATACTTCCGAGTCCCCTGTCTAAGATAATCCCGGATGCGATCGCAGCCAACCTGCATCAAATCCACCGAGAGAATAGTCTCAAGATGCCAACGAATCCCTAAGCGATCCTGGCCTCCTGACATCATAAAGTCACCATCAGGACTAAAGGCCACCGTCGTCACTTCTGACTCATGACCCACTAGGCGCGTCAGTAACTCTACCTCAACACCGGCCCCAATGCGATACAGATCAATTCGGCTATCCACCCGACCCACTGCCAACAGTTGACCATCGGGACTCCAGTCCAGACGAGTTAACCCCTCATCTTCTGCAACCTGAATCTGCTTCAGGAGTTCCCCCTCCCGACTCCAGAGACTCAACCAACCCTCGCGAGTTGCCACGGCAATGCGTTCACTATTCGGACAAATCGCAATTCCCCAAATTGCCCCATTCTCAACCGTCAAACTTCGGCTTGGGTCAGTCCTAAAGGGAGAACTATCTTGTCCTGGGTCAGACTCAATCTCCCACAAGTTCACCACCCCATCGAGACTCCCCGAGACAAGAACTATCTTGTCCTGGGTCAGACTCAATCTCCCACAAGTTCACCACCCCATCGAGACTCCCCGAGACGAGATAAGAGCCATCAGGACTGAAGGCTAAATCCCAAACTTGTTCCTGATGACCGTCGAATGTGTGATAGAAGATAAGAGCCATCAGGACTGAAGGCTAAATCCCAAACTTGTTCCTGATGACCGTCGAATGTGTGATAGAGAATAGACTCTCCTGCCGGAGTTTGGGCCCAAACTCGCAGAGAGGTCCCATCCGAGACTAATAACCAGCGTCCATCGGGACTATAGGCTAAGGCCAAGATTGCCGGGCCATCGGTTTGCCAAGATTGAACCGACTTCTCAGCTCGATTCACCTGAAAGATCTCTCCCCTAGAATTTCCGGCCACAAGAATGGGTTCGTGGGGATGCAGGGCCAAACTATACAAACGGCGAGGACTGATATGGACCCAATCCTCCACTAAAACTCCCTCATCGTCCCATAAACGAATATCCATCCCAGATACCGTTGCCAGATGCGGATAGAGAGGCGATGACCGGGGAGCATAATTCCCTCGCCAAACCACATCACCATGTCCCGGAAGGAGCTGTCGAAAAGGGGTCTTAACCTGCCATAGATGTAAAACTCCATCTTCCCCGACACTGCCTAACTCCGTCCCCTCAGGACTAAAGGCAATCCCCCGGAGATGACTTTCATGACCTTTGAGGGTGGTTAATAGGCTGCCCTGACGTGACCACAGTTTCAGTTCGCGGTCAACCCCAGCCGAGGCGAACTGTTGGCCATCGGGACTAAAGGCCACCGTTGCCACTTCCGCCTCATGGCCACTGAGGGTTTCGAGTAGGCCACGCTCTCGATGCCACAGTCGCACCTGATGATCCCCATAGCCGGCAACCAGGAGATCTCCATCTGGACTATAGGCGATCGCCATCCCTGGCGCTGACACGTCTGTAAAGGTTTGTAGTAAGGTCCCATCGGTGCCCCAGATGTTAATGGTTCCATCGACACTCATCGAGGCAAATTCGTCTCCATTGGGATGAAAATCCACCGTCCGCAAGAAGGCCTCATGACCTTCGAGAACCTGAAGGGAGTCTCCGTCCACCGACCAGAGCCTGACGGTTTTGTCACGACCGACTGACACCAAGGTCTGACCGTCAGGACTCCACGCCACATCCCAGACTTCTTCGTCATGACCCTTGAGTTTCTGTTGTAAGGTTCCATCAACGGACCAAATATAAATATCACTATCAAAGTTAGCTGCCGCCAAGTATTGACTATCGGGGCTAAACGTCACATTACGAGTTATTCCACCATAGGTTAGGGTATGTTTCAGGGTTCCATCTCTTGTCCAAATTTTAGTCGTTTCGTCAATCCCTGACGTTGCAATCCATTGACCATCTGGGCTGAAATCAAGTCCCAAAGCCATTTCAGTATGAGCAGTGATGCGGTTAAACTGACGGTTTCCATAGAGAACCTGTTGTAAGGTTTCTTGGGTATTGTCGGCGAGTTGTTGCCGAATATTTCGGGGGATAAATCGTATGTTTTGCAGATTCTGTCGAGCTTGCAAGGCTTGAATCAGTGCGTCGAGTTGCTGATTCGAGGCAAAACTCCCTTTAGACGCGGCCATCATCGCCTTGATTTCACTCACCGCCGTCTGTTGATAGGCCCGGAACGTACCGATTCCCAGGGCGATCGCCCCCACTAGGGCCACCGTTAATCCTGCCAGTAAGCGACGTTGACGACGACCACTTTGCCGCTCAATCTCTAGCCGTGCTTCAGCTTCCGCTAACCGCGCGCGTTCGAGTTTGTCTTGAATTTCTCGCTGTTCCAGGTCTTGACTGGCGCTTAGATAGCGATAGTCTAAGTCTCCGAGTCCCTTCTGTTGGGTCCAGTCTAGGGCTTCTTGTAAGGCTTGACCCCGCAATAGTCGAGATTCGTCTTGATAGTTAGAGTCTACCCAAGCATTGAGGGATGACGCATAAGGACGCAAGTCATTGAGTTGTTTATCGACCCAATCTTGATTAAAAACTCGTTGATAAATTCGGTTTTTAACGCGCAAATAGCCCTGTCTTTTTTCAGCAACCCCTGATAAGATTAGCTCAGTCTGAATTGGCGATTCATGAGCTTGAACATATCCTGCTTCTGGTAGTTCAGCCTGCCAAATTTGACGATAAAGTGTGAGAAGCTGTCCGACTTTTTGCTCATCATAGAGGAGGCGATCGCGAATGGTTTTGAGATGTTCCGGTTCATCTTGCGCTTCCCAATTGCAAATAATTTTTTGCTCAACACAGTCATCAATATAGTTCTGAATATCTGTAGGAGTCTTCAACCTGGGGACGGGGTAGTCTTGATACAGTTTGACCACCAATTTACAGAGTTTCTGCGTCAAAAATGGTTGCCCCCCCGTCCAAGCCAAAATTCGCTCCAACGCCTGATGAGGATGAGGAAACACTGGAGCTAATCCCTCAACAAGGGGCATCACTTCATGAGCCTTAAACCCCTGAAGACTAATTCCCTGTCCCACATTAAAGGGAGTCCGATTTTTATCCCCGATCAGTTCTCCCGGCGTTGCAACCCCAAAGAGGGCAAAACTTAATCGCTGATAAGCAGGATTATCGGCACGACGATTGTAACAGCTACGAATTAGGGCAAAAAAATCATCGGTCGCGAATTTTAAAGCCAGGATACTGTCAATTTCATCAATCAAAATCACTAATGGCTGTTGGGTTTCTGCCAGCAAGACCTCCCCAATAAACTCTCCCAAACGAGCCGGCGGCGGTAACTCTAGGCGATCGCGCCACCATTGTCGGAGATTGGTTTCGAGCTGAAACTGCTTACTGAGAATGGCGGCGATCGCCCCGTACCATTGTTCCACCGTCACCTGTTGCGTACCAATGGCCGTCAAATCCAAGGCCCCCGGCATCACCCCTGCCTCCCGTAACTGGGCCATCACCTGCACCCGTAGGCTAGATTTCCCCATCTGTCGGGAATTAAAGACATAGCAAAATTCCCCCTGGAGCAGTTCCGTGAATAACGCCTCATCCGCCTGTCGTCGGACATAGGTTTGGGATTGTGGCGGAACCGCTCCCCCCACCTGATAGTTAAACGAAGGCTCAAAAGACAGGCTTACCTTTGGAATTGACATTGGGCAAACAACGGCTCCAGTTCAGATTGCTGACGTAGATAATCCTTCACACGCCGACAGCCATACTTCAACCCATCTAGGGAGTAGACCTCCTCCATATCCCAACGTACCACGCGACGATCTTCGCCGCCCGAGACCAGATAGCGCCCATCAGGACTAAAGTCCAAGGTTAACACCGTTCCCTGATGGTTCCGCAATTGGCCCATCAACAGACCGTCCTCACGATACAGGTCAACCCGATGATCTGTGCGAGCCACCGCCAACACCTGACCATCGGGACTCCAAGCCACCCGCGTTAAACCACTGGTCTCAGTGACCTGACGTTTCAACAGTTGCTCCCCCTGGCGATTCCAAAGATTCAACACACCGCTGCGACCGGCGGAGAGGATGCGATCGCTCTCGGGACTAATCGACAGCCCCCAGAAAGGACTGTAATCCCCCGTTAAAATCGTAGGCGGTGTTTCAACGACCTCGGATAGGTCGCCGCGATGCTGAGAGTCCCACTCCCAAAGCCTCACGGTTCCATCAATACTGGCCGAGGTCAAATAAGACCCATCAGGACTAAACCCGAGATCCCAAACCCGAGCCTGATGACCCTCTAGCACCTGATGTAACCCATAACCCCCCTCCGCCAAGGGCCGCCAGATCTTCAAGTGGGTACTATTCCCCCCCGACACAAGCCAACGGCCATCGGGGCTATAGGCTAAGGCAAATAAGCTGAACTCATCGGCCGACCAGGAGTTAATCTCGCCACTGGCCAAATCAATCCCATACATCATCCCCCGACTATCTCCCGCCATAATTTTCGCTTGGCTCGGATGCACCGCCAGACTATACAACACTCCCAAGGCGAATTTCTCAAACCGCTGCACCAACTCCCCCGCCGGGTTCCAAATGCGGATATCCCCCCGCGATAGGCTGACCAAATGCCCCCCCAGAGGCGATGAGGGGGGCAGATAGCGAACCTGCCAAACCTCATGATCATGGTTCCCCAACGGCTGCATAAACTCATTCTCGACCTGCCAGATGCGGACTAACCCCTCCTCACCGGCACTCATGACCTGAGTTCCATCGGGACTAAAGGCCACCCCCCGTAAGCGACTCCCATGGCCATCCAAACTGTTGAGCAAGGTTCCCTCCTCAGACCACAGTTTCAGACTGCCATCGGCTGAGCCAGATGCTAAACGAGACCCATCGGGACTAAACGCGAGCGTCCCCACTTCCGCCTCATGACCATCGAGATCCTGGAGCAGGGTTCCGTCTGGTTGCCAAAGACGGATGTGATTATCACTGTAGCTGGCAGCCAAGCGGTGACCCTGGGGATGATAGGCAATCCCCCAACCATTACTGATTCCCTGGCTGAAGCGGTTGATTAAGGTGCCATCCCGTCGCCAACGGATGATGGTTCCATCAGAACTAATGGAGGCAAACTCGTCACCCTGAGGATGCACAGCCACATTCCAGACGGTTTCCTCATGTTGCCGTAAGGTATGCAGCAGTTGACCCTCTCGCGACCATTGTCGTAGGGTTCCATCACTGCTGGCAGACACCAGATAATCCCCCTGGGGACTCCAGTCCAGATTCCACACCGCCGCTTCATGGCCCCGGAGGCGGGTTTGCAACTCCCCATCAATGGACCAGAGGTAAATGTCACCTCGGAGGCTGGGGGTGGCGAGCAGTTGGCTGTCGGGGCTAAATTTGACGCTATAAATGGTCATGCCCATTGTTAGAGTCTGTACCAGGGTTCCATCCCGTCGCCAAATCTTGGCAGTCCCATCAGGGCCGGAGGTGGCAATCCATTGACCATCCTGGCTCACATCCACCCCTAAGACGCCGCCGCGATGGGCCGCCATGCGATTGACTTCATGGTTGGCGTGAATGGCCTGTTCCAGGATCTGCTGGGTTTCGCGATCTAACTGCTGACGCTGGCGGGGAGACAGGAACTGCAACTGTTGTAGGTTTTGCCGGGCCTGGAGTCCCTGAACCAGAGCGTCAAGCTGTTGAGCGGAGGTATAACTGCCCCGGGAGGCGGCCATGAAGGCGCGGACTTCACTCACGGCGCTGCGTTGATAGGCGATGAAGGTGGCCAGACCTAACGCCATAGACCCCGCCAGAGCTAAACCGAGAACCCCGAGGAACTGCCGTTGACGGCGGACATTCTCGGTCTGGAGTTTTAAGCAGCGTTGGCTTTCCCGCAGACGTTCTTGTTCTAATTGTTGTTGGATGGTCTGTCGCTCAAAGGCGTCTTTCTGTTGGCGTTCTTGTCGTTCCAGCTCTTGGCTGGCACTGAGATAGCGATAATCGAGGTCGCTGAGACTCTTGCGTTGGGTCCAGTCGAGGGCTTCTTGCAAGGCCGCCCCTCGCAGCAGTCGTGAGCTATCTTGACCCTTAGACTCGTTCCAGGCTTTGATTAAGTAGGCATAGGGCCGCAGACGCTCTAGATGCCGGTCAATCCAGCTCAGGTTAAAGACCTGTTGGTAGATGGGGTTCTTGACCTGTAGATGACCGTTGCGGCATTCGACAAGGCCCGATAGGAGCAGTTCGGTTTGTAGGGGCGAGTCGGCGGTGGGAATCGGCGGGGTTTTGGATGGGTTCCCCTCGACTTGCCAAATCTGACGATAGAGGGTGAGCAGTTCTGGGGCTCGGTCGTCGTTGTGGAGGAGGCGATCGCGAATGGTTTTAAGATGTTCCGGGGCATCCTGGGCCTCCCAATGCTCCAGAATCTGTTGTTGCACGCAGAGATCGATGAGGCGGTTCTGATTGTTGAGTGGGTCAGGGTCTGGGATGGGGAATTTTGGGTAATGCTCGATCAGTTGTTGACAGAGTTTTTGGGTCAAAAAGGGTTGACCCTGAGTCCAATGGAAAATTCGCTCTAATCCCTGGTGAGGATTGGCCAGGATGGCGGTTAAGCCTGAGGCCAGAGGGGCGATCGCCTCGGGCTGAAATCCCCTCAATTCAATGGACTGACCAATGTTGAAGGGGGTACGCTGTTTGTCGGCAATCAGGTCTCCGGAGGAGGTTACCCCAAAGAGGGCGAAGCTCAAGCGCCGATAGTCTGGCGTCTCGGCCCGTTGGTTATAGCAGGTGCGAATTAGGGCGAAAAAATCATCGGTGGGGAAGTTGAGGGCCAGAATACTATCAATTTCATCGATGAGAATGACCAGGGGATTGCGGGTTTCGGGGAGTACCACATCCTCGATAAAATCGCCTAAGCGCGCGGCTGGGGGCAGGTGCAGTCGCTCTCGCCACCAGGGACGCAGGGGAGTCTGTAGGGGCAGTTGTTTGCTGAGAATGGCGGCGATCGCCGCATACCATTGTTCGATGGTCACCTGTTGGCTACCAATGGCGGTCAAGTCCAAGAGCGCACAGTCGACCCCCTGCTGTCGCAAACGGGCCGCCACCCGCAGCCGCAGACTGGATTTGCCCATCTGTCGCGAGCTGAAGACATAGCAAAAGTCCCCCCTTAGGAGTCCTTGAAATAGGGACTCATCGGCGGGCCGTGGGATGTAGATGGGGGAGTTTGGGGGTAAACTCCCCCCCACTTGATAGGTCACTTGTGGGGAGGGTTGTGGGGAGAGTTGTGGGGAGAGTTGTGGGCTGGGTTCTAGCATGAACCAGTTATGAACAAGGTACGATGGGGGACCACTCTGGGCTGAATTTCAGTACTGAGCTAGGTCTAGCGGGCAAAGTATTGTCGATAGAGTTCACAACTGGGAATGGCTAGACGTTCTTTGAGGCGAATCGCCCCCAAGCCTTGCAGGCGATAGGCAGTCTGATGGCTCAGTTCGATGCCAGCGGGGTTGCGGGCTACCTCCGTCATGGCCTCGATGAGGTCGGGTTCGGCTTCCATCAGTTGCAGCTGCCGTCTGAGGTAGCTATGGAAAATTGTATGATGGGCGATCGTCTCAGCGGTTAAGTCTTCCAAGCTCAATTCTCCCTGGGCCAGATAAAACAAACAGAGTTGAGTTAGGTAGGGATGACCCCCCACGAGGGCAAATACAGCTTGAGCGGTGATATCTGGGGAGTTGAGACCATAACGGCAGGTCAGTTCCTCGACTTTAACAGGGGTAAAGTGCGGTAACTCAATGAGTAACCCCACGTTAAAGGGAGATTGATGCAAGGTTAAGGGGAGCCAGACTTCAGTCGAGTGAATGATGGCTAAACGCAAATTCGTCCAAATTGCCCGCTGTTCGAGACCGTAACGCCCTTGTTCATACCAGGACCGCAACATCCCGAAAAAGTCCGTGGCAATCTCAGGATAGGCAAAGAGTTCATCGAGTTCTTCAATCACCAGTAATAGGGGGGTGGCTGCGGCGGGCAGGAGATAGGTTTCAAAGTAGTCTGAACAACTGTAGCTACTGCCAAATAAGTCATCCCAACGACTTGAGAGTTCATTAGGTAAGCCTAAATCTTTCGCCACCACCGCACAAAACCATTGCAAAAATCGATCGGGGTCTTGGATAACTTGACAATCAATACTTTGTAGGTTAACAACGGAAGTACGAAAGCCGCGATCGCGGGCATGATTTAGGGTCTGTGCCATCAGGGAGGTTTTGCCAAACTGACGCGGTGCTTTGATGCGAAGCAGCGCCCCCGGTTTCAGGACTTCCTTGGCACAAAGCTCCTCGATATTACTGCGGTAAATGTAAAAGGGTGAGTCTAAGGGTAATTGTCCCTTTAGGGGGGTCTGTTGTAACGCCGCTAGATCCAGTTCTGAGGGGTCTTGCCCGGGGCTAATGACATCCTGACTGCCCATTTTGAGGTGAAACGCTTCAAAATAGGAGTCTAGGGTCTGCCAATCCACAGGCTTTTGCCGACGACGGAGTTTGGTTAGGGTGTTGGAACTCAGTCCCGTTCGCTGGCTTAGTTGCTCTAGGGTATAAGGTTTCCCCTGATTATCCTGCATGGATGACAAATGCTCGGCCGCCTGGAGCCGTTGCCAGCCTTGGGAGCTGAGAATCAAGCCCCGTCGTCGTTTGTTGGGATGCGATCGGTCTGCCATGGGAACGTTTTAAAGATGCGGTTTGTTATAGAAACTTGTGGGACTTTATTTTATATCCTAACAAGATTCTACATCCCCATACTTTCTTTAACGACTCGTTTTACATCTAGGCTTTACGTCTAGTCAGTATACAGCAGTATTCTACGACCCAAATCAGTCATTTTACTGAGGCTTTTAGTTTGGCTGAACTTGAGCGCCTCCTCCCCCTGCTACCACCAATTATTATCAATAGTCAATAAACTTATGACTATCCTAATTTAAGTTGACACCTTAACTTGGGATAATTACTAGATGTCGCACCCCGAATACTGTACAATACCCCCATCAAGCATTATTTGCAACACCGTACCTCAATCAATCTAGATCATGGAATTTCAGGATTCAGGTTGACGTAGGTTTAGGACTAAATCTTACGTCCATAAAAGGCTTAAGTTTTAGGATAATGCTGAGGTAAACATGGATGATCTACCCCCGGCTAAAGTTACAGAAAATCGACCTAAAATTCTTGGATTGAACCGATTAAATCGATGATAATTCTTGACGCCAGTATGATGTTGAACATCAATCTGTTAGATGGGTGCATCTCAGTTAGGCAAGTTTGAACCCACCCCGCGCTATCGCGCACCCCTCCCAGGAGGGGAAATATTTGAAAAATCCCCTCCTGGGAGGGGCAGGGGTGGGTTATCTGAAGTGATCGCAAAAGTGAGATGCACCCTGTTAGATCAACCCTGTCTAGAAAATTTTAACGGGCTTCAAACTTGGGCATTTGAGCAAAAAACTAGACCTTTTTCCTCTCCTTAACTTCCTCTCCTTAACTTCGTCTCCTCAAGTCACTCTCCTGTGGCATCAAGGTCCTAAGGCTCTAGTCCAGCTCTAGCCAACCCTAACAAGTTCCCCACCTGACAGTCTCCAGCATCAGCCTTAGCCAGTTTTGCAACCTTAATTCATTGTTGCATAGAAGTAAAAAACTAAATCCATAAAGTGTTAAATCTCGATAACTTCAATAAAATTTGTATATGACGATAGAAAAACAATAGCCAGGGCTTAAAATCAAGAGATATCCGGGTTTTTTCATGAGATACCCTCTTTATTTTAAACTCACACACCCTCTTGACACTCCTTAATACCAAAAATGTGGGACTTGTTAAACCAACTTATTCAAGCGATTTTTTCACCCAGCCAGAGCTATATACCTCATGGTCATTGTTACCTCTGGCAAACGCCCCTCGTGGCCCTACATGTCACCAGCGATGCGCTGATTGCCCTAGCCTACTTCTCCATTCCGACGCTCTTAATCTACTTTGTCTTGCAGCGCCGGGATGTCCCGTTTTTAAATGTTTTTTATCTATTCGGCGCGTTTATCGTGCTCTGTGGTGTTGGTCATCTGATGGATATCTGGACTCTCTGGCATCCTGCCTACTGGCTAGCGGGAGTCGAACGAGCCATTACAGCACTAATCTCCTGCTACACGGCAGCCTCAATGGTCACCCTACTGCCTCAGTTCCTATCTCTGAAAACCCCGGAACAGCTCGAAATGCTCAATTCAGCCCTGCAACAGGAAGTTGAGCAACGTCGGCAAATCGAAGAGGAATTACGACAGGCCAATCAAACCTTGGAGGCTCGAGTTCAAGAGCGCACCGCTGCCCTGCAAGCCAGTACCCAGGCCCTTATAGAAAGTCAGGCCCAACTCCAAGAAGCCCAGGGTATCGCCCATATCGGCAGCATTGACTATGACCTAGAGAACCGGGAACTTCGGGCTTCAGAGGAAATGAAGCGCATCTATCACCTCACAGACCCAGAGCGCCCTCCAACCCTGAAAGACTTTCTCAAATCCATTCATCCGAGCGATCGCTCCCGTTGGTGGCAGGCCCAACAAAACTTACTCCATCAAGGGCACGCCATACATCTCGAACATCGCCTGCTATTAGCCGATGGAGAAATTCGCTATTTGGACATCAAGGGAGAACCCCGATATAACGCTTCCGGCGAGTTGGTGAAGCTGTATGGGGTGGCCCTCGATATCACCGAGCAAAAACTAGCGAAGTTGCAGCTAGAGCAACAAGTTCAGCGCAGCCAACTCGTTGCCAAAACCCTAGAACGGGTCTGGTCATCCTTAAATTTCCAGGAGGTAATCCAGGTCATTGTCGAGGAAGTGCGTCAGTTTCTCCAGGTTGAACGGGTTGTGATTTACCGCTTCCAGCCGGATTGGAGTGGCGATGTGATTGTTGAGTCGGTCTCTGACCCGGATCTGGCGATTCTTGGGGAACATTTTGAGGATGAGTGTTTCCGCAAGGATTATGTACAAAAGTACCAACAGGGACGAATTCGCAAGGTGGAGAATGTGGCGACGAGTACCTTACCTGATTGCCATAAAGCCCTCCTCTCAGACATCCAAGTACAAGCCAACTTGGTCTTACCCCTACTTTGGCATCCCAGCTCCTTTGATGAAACCCCAGAGTTGTGGGGGCTGCTCATCGCCCATTCCTGTCAAGATACCCGTCCCTGGCATGACTCGGAACTTGAGGTCTTACAACAACTGACGGTGCAACTCGGCATCGCTCTACGCCAACATAATCTTATTGAATCCCTCCAAAATGAATTGGAGGAACGTAGCCGCATTGAAGCTGCCCTGCGTAACTCTGAAGCCGCAGAACGCCAGAAAGCAGAGACCCTACATAATACGCTGCAAACTTTACAACAAACTCAGGCAAAACTTGTGCAATCAGAAAAAATGGCCTCGTTGGGACAAATGGTGGGGGGTCTGGCTCATGAAATCAATAATCCCATCAGCTTCATTTATGGCAATATCAACCATGCCCGGGAGTATAGTGAGCAGTTATTGGAGTTGATTGGTCTCTATCAAACCTATTACCCAGAAACCCATGAGCCAATTACTGATCTCCTAGAGGCTCTGGATTTGGACTTTGTGCGGGATGACTTCCCTCAACTGCTTGACTCAATGGCGACTGGGGCCGATCGTATTCGGGATATTGTCCTCTCCCTGCGGAACTTCTCCTGCCTCCATGAAGCCGATTGGAAAGTGGTGGATATCAATGCGAGTTTAGACAGTACCCTGACCATGATTCACGCCCGTCTCTCCCAAGCGGCGTCACGGTCTTCGATTGACGTGGTAACCCAGCTTGGGGAGTTGCCCCCTATTGCCTGTTATCCAGGACAACTGAATCAGGCCCTGTTCAACATTCTCAATAATGCCATTGATGCCTTAGAGGAGCGTCTTAGACAAGAGCCGAGCTTTAAGCCTCAATTGCAGGTGCGCTCAGAGTTACGAAGCTCCCATGAGGGGACTGATGAGATCGGGGTCGAGGCGATCGCCCGCATCGAGATTATTGATAATGGGTTGGGGATTCCCCAGAATCTGGTTGAACGAGTCTTCGACCCCTTCTTTACCACGAAACCCATTGGCAAAGGCACAGGGTTAGGACTCTCTAATGCCTATCAAATTCTCGTTGAGCAACATGAAGGGGCATTGTACTGTGAACCCAACCCCCCTTCAGGAACCCGATTTGTGATTGAACTTCCCGCTCGCCAATTCTGTTGTGAGTCTCAAACGCCATCCCATAAGTCCACTGTTGATGCTCATTCTCGGCCATAGGGATGCCGATAAGACCCCATGCTATCCGGGTTGAGTTGTAGCCAACTCGCTCAGGAGGCTATACTGACGGTGGAGCCTGAATCTTAAATTACCCACTTCAACGGCAAGACACTATAGCAATCGAAGATTGCCTGATTGACACTCAGCAAGGATACTCTGAGTTGGAAGAGAATCTCCTACCTATTGCCTATTGCCTATTGCCTATTGCCTATTGCCTACTGCCTATTGCCTATTGCCTTCTTCTCCCCCATTTTTTGTCCTATTCAGACCAACTTTTGCTATATGAATCCTGACCAACGCAAACTTCTGTCGATCCTCTGTCATGCCTCGGTCTTTTTCTCTTGGACATTATTTGCCCTAGGGATTCCCGTGGGCTTATTTCTATTGGTAGAGGATCAAGCCGTTAAAGATAATGCCCGCGAGGTGCTTAATTTTTACATTAACCTATTTATTTACAGCGTGTTAATCGGCATTCTTTGGGCATTAGTCATCACCATTCCCGTGGCGTTTGTTGTAGGAATTCTGGTGGCGATTGGTAGCATAGTCTTGCCAATTCTGGCGATTCTTCAAGTGGCCAGCAACCCTGAACAGTCCTACCGCTACCCTTTCATTATTCATCTCCTTTAGACCCAGGGCTAACGCAAACTGAAGGAGCTGAAGAAACGCTGGGCATTGTCTGACCAATTACCGGCATTGCGGCTCTGAGGTGTGACGATAATCTGATAGAGTCGCTCATTCACCAGGTAAAAATGGGCATAGCCGGATAGGCCATTGGGGGTCACATACTCCACTCTTAATCCAGGGTAGCCTTGTAAACGGCGAGATTGGCTCACCACATCCCGAGCCTGAATCCCGCCAAGAAAGCCCTCCTTCACCGCCTGGAGAAAGTCCGATGGCTCCCCAATACGGCTGATAAACTCCTGAGGATAG
Proteins encoded:
- a CDS encoding WD40 repeat domain-containing protein, translating into MSLTQDKIVLVSGSLDGVVNLWEIESDPGQDSSPFRTDPSRSLTVENGAIWGIAICPNSERIAVATREGWLSLWSREGELLKQIQVAEDEGLTRLDWSPDGQLLAVGRVDSRIDLYRIGAGVEVELLTRLVGHESEVTTVAFSPDGDFMMSGGQDRLGIRWHLETILSVDLMQVGCDRIRDYLRQGTRKYLRREVCGH
- a CDS encoding WD40 repeat domain-containing protein — its product is MALIFYHTFDGHQEQVWDLAFSPDGSYLVSGSLDGVVNLWEIESDPGQDSSCLGESRWGGELVGD
- a CDS encoding AAA-like domain-containing protein, with the translated sequence MSIPKVSLSFEPSFNYQVGGAVPPQSQTYVRRQADEALFTELLQGEFCYVFNSRQMGKSSLRVQVMAQLREAGVMPGALDLTAIGTQQVTVEQWYGAIAAILSKQFQLETNLRQWWRDRLELPPPARLGEFIGEVLLAETQQPLVILIDEIDSILALKFATDDFFALIRSCYNRRADNPAYQRLSFALFGVATPGELIGDKNRTPFNVGQGISLQGFKAHEVMPLVEGLAPVFPHPHQALERILAWTGGQPFLTQKLCKLVVKLYQDYPVPRLKTPTDIQNYIDDCVEQKIICNWEAQDEPEHLKTIRDRLLYDEQKVGQLLTLYRQIWQAELPEAGYVQAHESPIQTELILSGVAEKRQGYLRVKNRIYQRVFNQDWVDKQLNDLRPYASSLNAWVDSNYQDESRLLRGQALQEALDWTQQKGLGDLDYRYLSASQDLEQREIQDKLERARLAEAEARLEIERQSGRRQRRLLAGLTVALVGAIALGIGTFRAYQQTAVSEIKAMMAASKGSFASNQQLDALIQALQARQNLQNIRFIPRNIRQQLADNTQETLQQVLYGNRQFNRITAHTEMALGLDFSPDGQWIATSGIDETTKIWTRDGTLKHTLTYGGITRNVTFSPDSQYLAAANFDSDIYIWSVDGTLQQKLKGHDEEVWDVAWSPDGQTLVSVGRDKTVRLWSVDGDSLQVLEGHEAFLRTVDFHPNGDEFASMSVDGTINIWGTDGTLLQTFTDVSAPGMAIAYSPDGDLLVAGYGDHQVRLWHRERGLLETLSGHEAEVATVAFSPDGQQFASAGVDRELKLWSRQGSLLTTLKGHESHLRGIAFSPEGTELGSVGEDGVLHLWQVKTPFRQLLPGHGDVVWRGNYAPRSSPLYPHLATVSGMDIRLWDDEGVLVEDWVHISPRRLYSLALHPHEPILVAGNSRGEIFQVNRAEKSVQSWQTDGPAILALAYSPDGRWLLVSDGTSLRVWAQTPAGESILYHTFDGHQEQVWDLAFSPDGSYLLSHIRRSSGTSLGFSLQS